The Naumovozyma dairenensis CBS 421 chromosome 3, complete genome genome has a window encoding:
- the SFI1 gene encoding Sfi1p (similar to Saccharomyces cerevisiae SFI1 (YLL003W); ancestral locus Anc_5.215), whose translation MMSGKGHEWNACMNTWNMQNDHNSMVDSSFPNDNVVDGISSDENEPSTLDLIRDVAFPNAAHATGRRRMSEPSHSHDSNHLTDNLLSNNIDPNGIEIWTPTSTDALIHKPLNELLRAVHLSPRDEDPNLMEDRFYHTMLNENDAHYNRGDHVVSKVKFADHNTTNDFPSNIRRHSVTFDTNSALSKDYNNKDIYPNFASFINENGSPLQILYNKIQVFLIRNKISLEFLKIFRNYIYLLEKNNENPENDQFVLRLQNELSRSYRLTSEMKEILSIFILNPSTLLTKLAHWEYNKDENIKRNFLKFWLQTVNKKLKLQYLEIRWNEYLKTKWFNFWNFKYTQDIEMISKDAIKFDNERQLIKAWDLWERKIFLYKAQDSLANKYFLEHVFNRTKRNFVRIKQLKEKSVNFHNKLLKKDVIRTWQLKRIQKTFDKKLNENRLNCMFRKIIKKWDVIKIKKERATVTNIFFQRSHYLKIWTSNTEKSQIKINELVSLENRFIKQTKMNNLKNIMKRKKQEYITKEKLDDILLCFIFNHIWRRRYTENVDCLTLLNINEKKLLKRTLTFWKQNLHLRLKADEMFRKNNYLQYIKKWKIQSRLAHLESEKNRKLFIDKFGLWHKKLSVNKQYRKYFKTVVLRRGLKKWTESIHRTKRLNSKAIAYNKNKLQLRYFRKWLQSKQGIIENDEKARLFHKLKIILKIKKCIQHIKNVKILSDKIGSSFVRNRCLQKYYSLWREKRYENYKARLISLGKRYENHLHSKIKSKYFTIWGQQYRLYTVECGIRGQESRNLFLKKFAMRLIKEQMIEKENLSIMSLQYDISRLKIKVFLRWHNHLSYLVKLNEIANDKINEDNIHLLQDYTKNWSMKFMRIQKNEESVPTFRKRWDRATVRGIFMLWKNKLKNFERNLEAIPNGTPNFKTPRKSIMGTSSTIPGSERMKDSKMKAMMNHYSKARRAIPSPLKTSSSLNLSARKKIEGRSWEGRSPSPTIHMGNSNTNDQRVIRNNSISLGDIADIKPKTILQSRERTPVKDLSSIDDTNDTRINPRLKGSPTRRNPRLTNTK comes from the coding sequence ATGATGAGTGGCAAAGGTCATGAATGGAATGCATGTATGAACACATGGAATATGCAAAATGATCATAACTCCATGGTTGACAGTAGCTTCCCTAATGATAACGTGGTTGACGGTATTTCCAGTGATGAAAATGAGCCCTCTACATTAGACCTCATTAGGGATGTAGCCTTCCCAAATGCTGCTCATGCTACCGGCAGGAGAAGGATGAGCGAACCCTCCCATAGTCATGATTCTAATCATCTAACTGATAACTTATTATCCAATAATATAGACCCGAACGGCATTGAAATTTGGACACCTACTTCCACTGATGCTTTAATTCATAAACCGTTGAATGAATTACTTAGGGCGGTTCATCTGTCGCCACGAGACGAGGATCCCAATCTAATGGAAGATCGGTTTTATCATACGATGCTAAATGAGAATGATGCTCATTACAATCGTGGTGACCATGTTGTCAGTAAAGTTAAATTTGCTGATCACAATACAACTAATGATTTCCCATCGAATATAAGACGGCATAGTGTTACATTTGATACAAATTCCGCATTATCTaaagattataataataaggatATATATCCAAATTTTGCGAGTTTTATAAATGAAAACGGTTCACCATTACAGATTTTATACAATAAAATTCAAGTATTTTTAATTCgaaataaaatttcattggaatttttgaagattttcaggaattatatttatcttttagaaaagaataatgaaaatcCTGAAAATGACCAATTTGTACTAAGATTGCAAAATGAGTTAAGTAGAAGTTATCGGCTGACCTCAGAGATGAAGGAGATTTTATCTATCTTCATCTTAAACCCCTCTACCCTATTGACTAAATTGGCTCATTGggaatataataaagatgagaatataaagagaaattttttaaaattttggTTACAAACTgtcaataaaaaattaaaactacaatatttggaaattcGTTGGAACgaatatttgaaaacgAAATGGtttaatttttggaatttcaaatatacacaagatattgaaatgaTTAGTAAAGATGCAATAAAATTCGACAACGAACGACAATTAATCAAGGCATGGGATCTTTGGGAGAGAAAAATCTTTTTGTACAAAGCACAAGATAGTTTGgctaataaatattttctagAACATGTCTTCAACAGAacgaaaagaaattttgttcgaataaaacaattgaaagaaaaatctGTAAATTTCCAcaataaattattgaaaaaagatgtAATAAGAACGTGGCAGCTAAAGCGTATACAGAAAACTTTTGacaagaaattaaatgaaaaccGCTTAAACTGTATGTTCCGGAAAATAATTAAGAAATGGGATGTAATaaaaattaagaaagaGAGGGCAACAGTCacaaatattttctttcaaagatctcattatttaaaaatatggaCTTCCAACACAGAAAAATCACAgattaaaatcaatgaacTGGTATCTTTAGAGAATCGCTTCATCAAACAAACCAAGATGAATAActtaaagaatattatgaaacggaagaaacaagaatatattacGAAAGAGAAGTTAGATGACATTCTActttgttttattttcaatcaCATTTGGAGACGTAGATACACTGAAAATGTTGATTGTTTGACCTTGTTAAATATAAATGAGAAGAAACTACTAAAGAGAACGCTTACTTTTTGGAAACAAAATTTGCATCTACGCCTAAAAGCAGATGAAATGTTTAGGAAAAATAACTACCTTCaatatattaagaaatGGAAGATTCAATCGAGGTTGGCTCACCTCGAAAGCGAGAAGAACAGGAAACTAttcattgataaatttggattatggcataaaaaattatcagtTAACAAGCAATATAGAAAATACTTCAAGACAGTAGTTTTACGGAGAGGCTTGAAAAAATGGACCGAATCGATTCATAGGACGAAACGACTTAATTCAAAAGCAATTGCATATAACAAAAACAAACTTCAATTGAGATATTTCCGAAAATGGCTCCAATCAAAACAAGGTATAATAGAGAATGATGAAAAAGCTCGATTATTCCATAAATTGAAGATCATactgaaaataaagaaatgtATACAGCATATTAAGAATGTGAAAATACTTTCAGATAAAATTGGTTCATCTTTTGTGCGAAATAGATGCCTacagaaatattattcccTATGGAGGGAGAAAAGATATGAAAACTATAAAGCACgtttaatatcattagGTAAAAGATATGAAAATCATTTACACTCgaaaattaaatcaaaatattttacgATTTGGGGTCAGCAATATAGATTATATACCGTAGAGTGCGGAATAAGAGGCCAAGAGTCaagaaatttatttctCAAAAAGTTTGCTATGAGATTGATCAAAGAACAAATGATTGAAAAGGAGAATTTATCCATTATGAGCTTACAATATGATATATCCAGACTCAAAATCAAGGTATTTCTACGATGGCACAATCATCTTTCATATCTTGTAAAGTTAAACGAAATAGCAAATGacaaaataaatgaagataatataCATTTATTACAAGATTATACTAAGAATTGGAGCATGAAGTTTATGagaatacaaaaaaatgaagaatcaGTTCCAACGTTTAGGAAAAGGTGGGATAGAGCTACGGTGAGGGGGATTTTCATGTTGtggaaaaataaactaaAAAACTTTGAACGGAATTTGGAAGCAATTCCCAACGGAACCCCGAATTTTAAAACCCCTAGGAAATCAATAATGGGAACGTCTTCTACAATCCCTGGTTCAGAAAGGATGAAAGATTCTAAAATGAAAGCTATGATGAATCACTATAGTAAAGCAAGGCGAGCAATTCCAAGTCCACTTAAGACATCATCTTCACTGAATCTTTCAGCTCGGAAGAAAATTGAGGGAAGATCTTGGGAGGGAAGAAGTCCGTCACCTACGATTCACATGGGGAACTCGAATACTAACGACCAACGCGTAATAAGGAATAACTCGATATCTTTAGGTGATATCGCCGATATCAAACCAAAGACCATTCTACAAAGCCGTGAGAGGACACCCGTTAAGGATTTAAGTTCCATTGATGATACTAATGATACTCGAATAAATCCGAGACTAAAGGGATCTCCAACAAGGCGGAATCCGAGATTAACAAACACAAAATga
- the OST1 gene encoding dolichyl-diphosphooligosaccharide--protein glycotransferase subunit OST1 (similar to Saccharomyces cerevisiae OST1 (YJL002C); ancestral locus Anc_5.214), which translates to MNASIFWWVFITFFIHMNSVLCIENFIPEQVWENIDYRRAIDVSKSYLSERVEIRAKNVGPESVTEYYFALPRNSLGKVSMFTAVIQGTDTYLNCQLFPNVTRLEETGEYVGYGVINFPSPIQPEQEFSFITALYYNVAGVPYPEYIAISDEQSLLLKTNRFPISAYPTVESTLTIGGSSSFEELNAPDDAYLKGKTNVPPNEEAIFFGPWDDIKPFEKEQDVEVVFNHNLPLNEVTLLKRDIWVSQWASTLEFKEYYELKNKGAKLDKGFSRINYMRDQQQADMRKSHYLAIIEMLLPENPFGHYYNDLVGLVSTAKIQENHYFLKPRFPIFGGWNYNFTIGWTNQLSDFLHKSNDDSDMYLLSVPLLNGPSDTVYDTVEYSVYVPEGAKIADIDTPIPFVNLSVKAEKSYLDLKKGHVRVKITFKNLVNEIAGAKILIKYQYTKNAFIQKPLSIAIYIFIALMFIFLLKNINLNVK; encoded by the coding sequence ATGAATGCTAGTATATTTTGGTGGGTGTTTATCACCTTTTTCATCCATATGAATTCTGTTCTATGTATCGAGAACTTTATTCCTGAACAAGTCTGGGAAAATATCGATTATAGAAGAGCCATTGATGTTAGTAAAAGTTATCTATCTGAAAGGGTGGAAATTAGAGCTAAAAATGTTGGTCCTGAATCTGTCACCGAATACTATTTCGCATTACCTAGAAATTCCCTAGGAAAAGTTTCCATGTTTACAGCTGTCATTCAAGGTACTGATACATATCTGAATTGTCAATTGTTTCCCAATGTCACTAGATTAGAAGAAACAGGTGAATATGTAGGATATGGAGTTATCAACTTTCCATCTCCGATTCAACCCGAACAAGAATTCTCATTCATCACAGCTCTTTACTATAACGTCGCAGGTGTTCCTTACCCTGAATATATTGCTATCTCTGATGAACAATCATTACTATTGAAGACGAATagatttccaatttctGCTTATCCAACTGTGGAAAGTACTTTGACCATCGGTGGtagttcttcttttgaaGAACTTAACGCACCCGATGATGCCTATTTGAAAGGAAAAACTAATGTTCCACCAAACGAAGAAGCAATATTTTTCGGTCCATGGGATGATATTAAACCATTTGAAAAGGAACAAGATGTAGAGGTTGTTTTTAATCATAACTTACCCCTAAATGAAGTGACATTATTGAAGAGAGACATTTGGGTTTCTCAATGGGCTTCCACTTtggaatttaaagaatattatgaactgaaaaataaagGTGCTAAATTAGATAAGGGATTTTCAAGAATCAATTACATGAGGGACCAACAACAAGCTGATATGCGAAAGAGTCATTATCTTGCCATCATTGAAATGCTATTACCTGAAAATCCATTCGGCCACtattataatgatttagTTGGTTTAGTCTCTACAgcaaaaattcaagaaaatcatTACTTCTTAAAACCAAGATTCCCAATATTTGGTGGCTGGAACTATAATTTCACTATTGGTTGGACAAATCAATTGTCTGATTTCCTACATAAATCGAATGATGATAGTGACATGTATTTACTCTCCGTCCCATTATTGAATGGTCCTTCTGATACTGTGTATGATACTGTAGAATATTCTGTTTATGTCCCAGAGGGAGCTAAAATTGCTGATATAGATACTCCAATTCCATTTGTTAATCTTTCTGTCAAGGCagaaaaatcatatttGGATTTAAAGAAAGGCCATGTTAGAGTCAAAATTACTTTTAAGAATTTAGTCAATGAAATCGCTGGAGCTAAAATTCTAAtcaaatatcaatataCAAAGAATGCTTTCATTCAGAAACCACTGTCAATAGCCAtctatattttcattgCGTTGATGTTTATATTCCTATTGAAAAACATTAATTTGAATGTTAAGTGA
- the ORC3 gene encoding origin recognition complex subunit 3 (similar to Saccharomyces cerevisiae ORC3 (YLL004W); ancestral locus Anc_5.213) yields the protein MSVNAFADTQKGFYTIFPKIDPKVTAQAGDTIPFVKLLNGHESATIVARRWDLYNQLHSQFHDQVDGIVENIENDLKTEISNLVFDKNTDDDTCKRSQCFNSVFLLGSDSTIKITAPPTEEDPSVLNAIIDMDKKECPNVRMMLRRAMFKLFSIGDTDKHKTTGSKEDQLKQEDKEMNEDDGSDSDVEDLGHRAVDEVSYDLSLVANFKDIFHKNLNLIFNIKELESINLSSLDSFLVLLKSTLKYPHVKITFIFNISSNLSNIEKNLKQSTIRLLKKKYSALDISSNRGFKYANRIFQSFLDTVEGKLNLSDRFIKFILTKMANNSNHNLKLLTKMLDYSLMSYFYQNPFSVFIDPINTEFLTDEHFKILRKCPTFMFFIEGLINNQAPRSEILGLLSNQDSSLEEFFVEFLVRENPINGHVKFVANILENELNIKNYNLIELYYSLLTGELDSYLERWPACEQFKRELKFEPIDTIFQELFTLDNNNGLLSQAIFPLYKSNMEDDLLLWERVLPPPHSSLAEGEEMTERETIVSSLEKLVGPITGQLFKLYREANSTINIYDFYRAFKSTMPEKEIMDFVIEYSKDDESLSRFIDTDESHLAFEKITLILFMQAIFDFDHIGLIKEYKSKNYNFVEKCVWRGI from the coding sequence ATGAGTGTTAATGCTTTTGCCGATACCCAAAAGGGATTCTATacaatttttccaaaaattgaCCCTAAGGTTACGGCACAAGCTGGAGATACTATCCCATTTGTGAAACTGTTGAATGGCCATGAATCTGCTACAATTGTTGCTAGAAGATGGGATTTATATAACCAATTACACTCGCAGTTCCATGATCAAGTTGATGGAATCGTTGAGAACATCGAAAACGACTTGAAAACAGAGATATCGAATCttgtttttgataaaaatactgatgatgatacaTGCAAACGGAGTCAATGTTTTAATTCAGTATTCCTGTTGGGATCAGATAGTACTATTAAAATTACTGCTCCACCTACTGAGGAAGATCCATCAGTACTAAATGCCATCATAGATATGGATAAAAAAGAATGCCCCAATGTCAGAATGATGCTACGAAGAGCCATGTTCAAATTGTTTTCTATTGGTGATACAGACAAGCATAAGACAACAGGAAGTAAAGAAGATCAGCTAAAACAAGAGgataaagaaatgaatgaagatgacgGATCAGACAGTGATGTGGAGGACCTGGGGCATAGAGCAGTTGACGAAGTGTCGTATGATTTATCACTTGTAGCAAATTTCAAAGACATTTTCCATAAAAATctaaatttgattttcaacataaaagaattagaatcGATAAATTTAAGCTCTTTAGATTcctttcttgttcttttgaaaagtaCTTTAAAGTACCCACACGTTAAAATTAcatttatcttcaatataAGTTCGAACTTATCAAATATtgagaaaaatttaaaacaatCTACAATTAGACTtctgaagaaaaaatatagcGCTTTAGATATTTCAAGTAATAGGGGATTCAAGTATGCCAATAGAATTTTCCAGAGTTTTCTTGACACAGTAGAAGGTAAATTAAATCTTTCGGATCgattcatcaaatttattctAACAAAGATGGCGAACAATTCAAATCACAACTTAAAACTATTAACTAAAATGCTagattattcattaatgtcatatttttatcaaaatccATTTTCAGTATTCATCGATCCAATTAATACTGAGTTTTTAACTGACGAACATTTTAAGATTTTAAGGAAATGTCCAACTTTTATGTTTTTCATTGAAGGGTTAATTAATAACCAGGCACCTCGCTCAGAAATTTTAGGCTTATTAAGTAATCAAGATTCTTCATTAGAGGAGTTTTTCGTTGAATTTTTGGTGAGGGAAAATCCAATTAACGGGCACGTCAAATTCGTTGCTAATATCTTGGAAAACGAATTAAATATCAAGAATTATAATCTGATAGAATTATATTATAGTTTATTGACTGGTGAATTAGATTCATACCTGGAACGTTGGCCTGCCTGTGAACAGTTTAAGAGGGAACTAAAGTTTGAGCCAATTGATACTATTTTCcaagaattatttacaTTAGATAACAACAATGGATTATTATCACAAGCCATTTTCCCACTTTATAAGTCGAACATGGAGGATGATTTGTTGCTATGGGAAAGGGTACTGCCTCCGCCACACTCATCGCTAGCAGAGGGAGAGGAAATGACTGAAAGAGAAACTATTGTATCTAGTTTGGAGAAACTTGTGGGTCCAATAACTGGTCAgttattcaaattatatCGAGAAGctaattcaacaattaaTATTTATGACTTTTATCGAGCTTTTAAGTCCACCATGCCCGAGAAGGAAATTATGGATTTTGTTATAGAATATtctaaagatgatgaaagtCTAAGTCGATTCATTGACACAGATGAAAGTCATTTAgcatttgaaaagattacattgattttgtttatGCAGGCGATTTTCGATTTTGATCATATTGGCCTAATTAAAGAGTATAAATCCAAGAATTATAACTTCGTTGAGAAATGTGTATGGAGAGGCATTTAA